The following coding sequences lie in one Peribacillus frigoritolerans genomic window:
- a CDS encoding threonine/serine exporter family protein: MDDRLPYNEIIDVCLLAGKIMLQNGAETSRVEDTMVRIAAAFGCGESHSFSTPTGIIFSLDGMHPASKLIRVSQRSTDLHKVTLVNSISRSISSKEMTPEEAYLRLKQIEKAGMGYPMWVQVFAAFIASGCFLIMFQGQWNDFIWSCIAGAMGFSCLLYLHWLLEVRFFAEFIASLVVGLVAIFFVQIGVGSHLDTIIIGAVMPLVPGLLITNAARDLIAGHLVSGLSKGADAGLTALAIGAGISAAFVFL; this comes from the coding sequence ATGGATGATCGTTTACCATACAATGAAATTATAGATGTATGTTTACTTGCGGGGAAAATCATGCTTCAGAACGGAGCGGAAACATCAAGGGTGGAAGATACGATGGTTAGGATCGCTGCAGCGTTTGGGTGCGGTGAATCACACAGTTTTTCGACCCCTACAGGAATTATTTTTTCGCTGGATGGTATGCACCCGGCTTCAAAATTAATCAGAGTTTCCCAACGATCTACAGATTTACATAAAGTGACGCTGGTTAATAGTATATCCCGAAGCATTTCCAGCAAGGAAATGACACCGGAGGAAGCATATTTACGGTTAAAGCAAATCGAAAAGGCCGGGATGGGCTATCCCATGTGGGTACAGGTCTTTGCTGCATTTATAGCGAGCGGCTGCTTTTTAATCATGTTTCAAGGACAGTGGAATGATTTCATCTGGTCCTGTATAGCTGGAGCAATGGGATTCTCATGCCTGCTTTATTTGCACTGGTTACTGGAAGTTCGTTTTTTTGCTGAATTCATCGCCTCTTTAGTCGTAGGGTTAGTAGCTATATTCTTTGTCCAGATTGGAGTTGGAAGTCATTTGGACACGATAATCATTGGAGCGGTGATGCCGCTTGTGCCAGGGCTGTTAATTACGAATGCGGCCAGGGATTTAATTGCAGGGCATTTGGTTTCGGGTCTATCCAAGGGTGCGGATGCAGGTTTGACTGCTTTAGCCATTGGGGCAGGAATATCGGCTGCGTTTGTTTTCTTGTGA
- a CDS encoding threonine/serine exporter family protein, translating to MMIAQLITSFIASAAFGVIFNVPKNSLFQCGFVGMLGWVLYFALVENEINSIIATLAAAFIVAVISQYFAKRYKTPITIFNVSGIIPLVPGGLSYDAMKHFVGNDFYVAVQLAAKVFMLAGAIAMGLIFAEVMNQLVTKYNRRKLRLRS from the coding sequence ATGATGATTGCACAGCTTATTACAAGTTTCATTGCCTCAGCCGCCTTTGGAGTCATCTTCAATGTACCAAAAAATTCATTGTTTCAATGTGGTTTCGTAGGGATGTTGGGGTGGGTCTTATACTTTGCTTTGGTTGAAAATGAGATAAACAGCATCATTGCAACTTTAGCGGCTGCATTTATCGTTGCGGTTATCAGCCAGTATTTTGCTAAAAGGTATAAAACTCCGATCACGATTTTCAATGTATCGGGAATCATTCCCCTTGTGCCCGGAGGTTTGTCATATGATGCGATGAAGCATTTTGTCGGAAATGATTTCTATGTCGCCGTTCAGCTGGCGGCCAAGGTCTTCATGCTCGCTGGTGCCATTGCGATGGGGCTGATCTTTGCAGAAGTCATGAACCAGTTAGTAACTAAGTACAATAGAAGGAAGTTAAGATTGAGAAGTTAG
- a CDS encoding PTS transporter subunit IIC, whose protein sequence is MYKASTGIANAVLVTLGIGLLFESIGGYLGWEVFLAIGGAAKVLLAPALGAGIAYQLGGNSLIIFSAMASSAVGGAAIHKTAEGAFTIVTGQPLSAVLAAVIATYIGKRIIGKTKLDIMAIPMGAVLVGGVSGYGLALVTTPLLTWISSQTTAAVEGSPLIGSMVIALVWSILLMTPASSAALAIALQLDPVSSAAALIGCTVQFVGFTVMSYKDNDMGGFLAQMVVTPKVQFPNLIKKPLYVIPPFVAAIICAPIATLAFDFQVPYELGGMGLSSMIAPIAIITGQGLYTFLVYVAVGMVLPAVITLALHRVLKMMGKVKPGDLHLEVS, encoded by the coding sequence ATGTACAAGGCATCAACAGGGATAGCCAATGCTGTTTTGGTTACATTAGGGATCGGGTTATTGTTTGAATCCATAGGGGGATATTTAGGCTGGGAGGTCTTCCTGGCAATAGGCGGGGCCGCAAAGGTCTTGCTGGCACCAGCTTTAGGAGCAGGAATCGCATATCAGCTAGGAGGAAATTCATTAATTATCTTTAGCGCCATGGCTTCAAGTGCTGTTGGAGGTGCTGCCATTCACAAAACTGCTGAGGGTGCCTTCACGATTGTTACGGGTCAGCCGCTAAGTGCTGTCTTGGCAGCAGTGATTGCAACATATATAGGTAAGCGCATAATCGGCAAAACGAAGTTGGACATCATGGCCATCCCAATGGGAGCAGTTCTTGTCGGTGGAGTTTCGGGATATGGCCTGGCTCTTGTCACCACTCCGCTCCTAACATGGATAAGCAGTCAAACCACGGCCGCGGTCGAGGGTTCTCCCTTAATCGGTTCCATGGTCATAGCCTTGGTATGGAGCATTTTATTGATGACACCGGCGTCTTCCGCTGCACTGGCGATCGCCCTCCAATTAGATCCCGTTTCCAGTGCTGCAGCTCTAATCGGATGTACCGTTCAGTTTGTCGGGTTCACTGTCATGTCTTATAAAGATAATGATATGGGCGGGTTCCTGGCACAGATGGTCGTTACGCCCAAAGTTCAATTTCCTAACTTGATCAAAAAGCCATTATATGTAATTCCGCCTTTTGTGGCGGCAATCATCTGTGCGCCTATCGCTACCTTGGCATTCGATTTTCAAGTGCCGTATGAGCTTGGAGGCATGGGGTTAAGTTCAATGATTGCCCCGATTGCCATCATAACCGGTCAGGGGTTATACACGTTCTTGGTTTATGTGGCAGTGGGTATGGTATTGCCAGCTGTGATCACACTTGCCTTACATCGCGTATTGAAGATGATGGGTAAAGTTAAGCCAGGCGATCTTCATTTGGAAGTTTCATAA
- the gdhA gene encoding NADP-specific glutamate dehydrogenase — translation MTTSHEVEHEELQVAKEFVSQVYAQVKERNPHENEFHQAVKEIFLSLIPVFAKHPEYMKSGILERLVEPERMITFRVSWVDDLGNVQVNRGFRVQFNSAIGPFKGGLRFHPTVNSSIIKFLGFEQIFKNSLTGQPIGGGKGGSDFDPKGKSDAEIMRFCQSFMSELSRYIGPDTDVPAGDIGVGAREIGYLFGQYKKMQGSYHAGVLTGKGISYGGSLARKEATGYGTVYFVEEMLKDKGLQFHGSTVVISGSGNVSIYAIEKATQLGAKVVACSDSNGYIYDENGLNLDTVRRLKEVERKRLSEYVDAHPEAVYHEGSYGIWSVPCDIALPCATQNEIDEEAAKLLVKNNVKAVGEGANMPSTLEAIDVFLNNGILFGPAKAANAGGVAVSALEMAQNSARMPWTFEEVDAKLHEIMKNIYKNSVEAAEAYGEPGNLVVGANIAGFLKVADAMLTQGIL, via the coding sequence ATGACCACTTCACATGAAGTCGAGCATGAGGAATTGCAAGTTGCCAAAGAGTTCGTAAGTCAAGTATACGCACAGGTAAAGGAGCGTAACCCTCACGAAAATGAGTTCCATCAAGCTGTAAAGGAGATATTCCTTTCACTGATCCCCGTTTTTGCAAAACATCCTGAATATATGAAAAGCGGGATATTGGAGAGGCTGGTTGAACCCGAAAGAATGATCACCTTCCGTGTTTCTTGGGTTGATGACCTGGGCAATGTTCAAGTAAACCGTGGTTTTCGTGTGCAATTCAACAGTGCAATCGGACCATTCAAAGGCGGTCTCCGATTCCACCCCACTGTCAATTCCAGCATCATAAAGTTTCTTGGTTTCGAGCAAATCTTTAAAAACTCTCTTACTGGCCAGCCGATCGGTGGGGGAAAAGGCGGGTCGGACTTCGATCCAAAAGGAAAATCGGACGCAGAAATCATGCGTTTTTGCCAAAGCTTCATGTCGGAACTATCTCGCTATATCGGACCTGATACAGACGTACCAGCTGGCGACATCGGAGTCGGTGCAAGAGAGATCGGTTACCTGTTCGGTCAGTATAAAAAGATGCAGGGCAGCTACCATGCCGGTGTTCTAACTGGTAAAGGCATAAGTTATGGCGGAAGCTTGGCCCGTAAAGAAGCGACTGGATATGGAACGGTTTACTTTGTTGAAGAAATGCTAAAAGACAAAGGGTTACAATTCCATGGCAGCACCGTCGTTATCTCCGGATCTGGCAATGTATCCATTTATGCCATTGAAAAAGCTACACAGCTAGGCGCAAAAGTTGTTGCATGCAGCGACTCCAATGGCTACATATATGATGAAAATGGTCTGAACCTGGATACAGTACGACGCCTAAAAGAAGTGGAACGAAAACGCTTGAGCGAGTATGTCGATGCGCACCCGGAAGCTGTATATCATGAAGGGAGCTACGGCATTTGGTCTGTACCATGTGACATCGCATTGCCTTGTGCCACACAAAATGAAATCGATGAAGAAGCAGCAAAATTACTGGTCAAAAATAATGTGAAGGCAGTCGGTGAGGGTGCTAATATGCCTTCAACCCTTGAGGCCATTGATGTTTTCCTTAATAACGGCATCCTTTTTGGACCAGCAAAAGCGGCCAATGCAGGCGGCGTAGCCGTGTCGGCACTCGAAATGGCCCAAAACAGTGCCAGGATGCCTTGGACTTTCGAAGAAGTCGATGCCAAGCTGCATGAAATCATGAAGAACATCTATAAAAACAGTGTAGAGGCTGCAGAAGCATATGGTGAGCCTGGCAACTTAGTTGTTGGGGCCAATATTGCCGGATTCCTTAAAGTGGCGGATGCGATGCTGACTCAAGGTATACTCTAG
- a CDS encoding solute symporter family protein: MNILAFILFLIIVGLTLVITYFASRRTKTTADFYTADSSLTGWQNGWAIAGDYMSAASFLGIAGMVALSGFDGFFYSIGFLVAYLVVLYIVAEPLRNLGKYTLADMIAARFNEKKVRGVAALNTISISTFYMIAQLVGAGALIKLLLGIDYLYSVIIVGILMTVYVVFGGMTATSWVQIVKAVLLMAGTFIISIIVLAKFDFSVIEMFKQMKTATPLGADFLNPGNKFKDPLDTLSLNLALVLGTAGLPHILIRFFTVKDAITARKSVVYATWIIGIFYIMTIFLGFGAAAFVGYDKIIAANAAGNMAAPLLAEAIGGDFLFAFVSAVAFATILAVVAGLVLSAASAFAHDFYGHIIRKGQATDKEQVVAARWASIGVSVLSIILALFAQNMNVAFLVSLAFAVAASANLPIIVFTVFWKRFNTAGAVTGMIVGLVSSLLLVFLSPNVWSPVEGAAIFVGEPLFPLANPGIISIPIGFIAAIAGTLLSSKKADAKKYDEILVTANTGMKDPI; this comes from the coding sequence ATGAATATACTTGCTTTTATATTATTTCTAATCATTGTCGGACTAACATTGGTCATTACCTATTTTGCTTCACGGCGCACCAAAACGACCGCGGACTTTTATACGGCTGACAGCAGCCTTACTGGCTGGCAGAATGGCTGGGCCATTGCGGGAGATTATATGTCCGCCGCCTCATTTTTGGGGATAGCCGGCATGGTCGCACTCTCTGGATTTGATGGTTTTTTCTATAGCATAGGTTTTCTGGTTGCGTATCTGGTCGTTCTTTATATCGTGGCCGAACCGCTCCGTAACCTTGGCAAGTATACATTGGCGGACATGATCGCTGCCCGTTTCAATGAAAAGAAAGTACGCGGGGTTGCTGCTCTTAACACCATTTCCATTTCAACCTTTTATATGATCGCCCAATTAGTCGGTGCAGGTGCCCTTATAAAACTCTTACTTGGAATTGATTATCTTTACTCCGTCATCATTGTAGGTATTTTAATGACCGTATATGTCGTATTTGGCGGTATGACGGCCACCAGTTGGGTCCAAATCGTTAAAGCCGTTTTATTGATGGCAGGTACATTCATCATCTCCATCATCGTGTTGGCGAAATTCGACTTTAGCGTGATCGAGATGTTCAAGCAAATGAAAACAGCCACTCCTTTGGGCGCGGATTTCCTCAACCCCGGTAACAAATTCAAGGATCCTTTGGATACATTATCCCTTAATTTAGCGCTTGTACTCGGTACAGCTGGACTACCTCACATTCTCATCCGTTTCTTTACGGTAAAAGACGCCATCACAGCCCGTAAGTCCGTAGTATATGCCACGTGGATCATTGGCATCTTTTATATAATGACCATTTTCCTCGGCTTTGGGGCGGCAGCTTTTGTTGGATACGACAAAATCATAGCCGCGAATGCAGCCGGCAATATGGCCGCTCCGCTCCTTGCCGAAGCCATTGGGGGTGACTTCCTGTTCGCCTTCGTCTCTGCTGTTGCTTTCGCAACCATTTTAGCGGTTGTAGCAGGTCTCGTCCTATCGGCAGCATCTGCCTTTGCCCATGACTTCTATGGCCACATCATCCGGAAAGGCCAAGCCACTGACAAGGAACAAGTCGTTGCAGCTCGTTGGGCATCCATCGGAGTATCCGTCCTCTCCATCATCCTTGCCTTATTTGCCCAAAACATGAATGTCGCCTTTCTTGTTTCACTCGCCTTTGCCGTCGCTGCCAGTGCCAATCTGCCAATCATTGTCTTCACGGTATTCTGGAAACGTTTTAACACTGCTGGGGCTGTCACGGGCATGATAGTTGGACTGGTCAGTTCTTTATTGCTTGTGTTCCTAAGTCCCAATGTCTGGTCACCGGTAGAGGGAGCGGCAATATTCGTTGGGGAGCCATTATTCCCGCTTGCCAATCCAGGCATCATCTCCATCCCGATTGGGTTTATCGCAGCCATCGCCGGAACACTCCTGTCAAGCAAGAAAGCTGATGCAAAAAAATACGACGAAATCTTGGTCACGGCTAACACTGGGATGAAAGATCCTATATAA
- a CDS encoding alpha/beta fold hydrolase translates to MAFIEVEEGVRLFYEEKGQGKPIIFIHGVWMSSRFFKRQLPYFSEKYRTILLDLRSHGQSNHVHYGNTVSVYAKDLHAFIGELGLKDVILVGWSMGAFVVWEYLKQFGEENIHSTVIVDELASDFKWPDFNIGAFDMDTLIAFMTEIQTNRSPFLQSFLASMFNNELSAEDASWMLGEVTKMPESIASSILFDQSIVDYREFLPEINIPTLLCFGRHEKVIPVAAGEHLHKNIPNSKLVIFEDSCHCPFMEESDLFNETVDCFIQKGV, encoded by the coding sequence ATGGCATTTATTGAGGTGGAAGAAGGCGTTCGCTTATTTTATGAAGAAAAGGGCCAGGGGAAACCGATTATCTTTATCCATGGTGTGTGGATGAGCAGCCGGTTTTTTAAAAGGCAGCTTCCGTACTTTTCAGAAAAATATAGAACGATCTTACTTGATTTAAGAAGCCATGGCCAGTCAAATCATGTACATTACGGAAATACGGTCTCCGTTTATGCAAAAGATCTTCATGCGTTCATAGGTGAACTGGGATTAAAGGATGTCATACTTGTAGGCTGGTCGATGGGGGCATTTGTCGTCTGGGAGTATCTTAAGCAATTCGGTGAGGAAAATATTCATTCAACCGTGATTGTGGATGAATTGGCATCTGATTTCAAGTGGCCCGATTTTAATATCGGCGCATTTGATATGGACACGTTGATTGCCTTCATGACTGAAATTCAAACGAATCGTTCCCCATTTTTGCAAAGCTTCCTTGCTTCCATGTTCAACAATGAATTATCGGCAGAGGATGCAAGCTGGATGCTTGGAGAAGTGACCAAAATGCCGGAATCCATCGCCAGTAGCATTCTATTTGACCAATCGATAGTGGACTATCGTGAATTCTTGCCAGAAATCAATATTCCGACACTTCTCTGTTTTGGAAGGCATGAAAAAGTCATTCCTGTAGCTGCAGGGGAACATTTGCATAAAAACATTCCGAATTCCAAACTAGTAATCTTTGAAGATAGCTGCCATTGTCCATTTATGGAAGAAAGCGACTTGTTTAATGAAACAGTGGATTGCTTCATTCAAAAGGGAGTATAG
- a CDS encoding dicarboxylate/amino acid:cation symporter, translated as MKSFIKNYRSSLILLTAIIIGGIAGVVFGDKTSVIQPLGDLFLNLMFTIIVPLVFFSIASAIANMSGMKRLGKIMGSIVLVFLTTAALAAVIGFIGTTIVNPLEGTDTTAIKELMENSSPEETIEEVSFFSQLVSTVTVSDFPELFSRSNMLQLIVFSVLIGLSTALVGEKARPITEFLTAGTAVMMKVVKIVMYYAPIGLGAYFAAIIGQLGPQILEGYARTFILYLVLALIYYFGFFTLYAFIAGGKDGVKLFWKNALTPSITAIATCSSAASIPVNLESVKKMGVPKDIAETVIPLGANTHKDGSVFGGVLKIVFLFSLFGKDMTSISSILSILAVAFLVGAVMGAIPGGGMIGEMLILSVFGFPVEVLPIIAVISTIIDAPATLLNSTGNTVCAMLVTRLVEGKNWLKQAFVKENSAV; from the coding sequence ATGAAGAGTTTTATCAAAAACTATCGATCCTCTTTAATACTGCTCACTGCCATTATTATCGGCGGGATAGCGGGTGTGGTTTTCGGGGATAAAACCTCGGTCATACAGCCTCTAGGGGACTTATTCTTAAATCTGATGTTCACGATCATCGTGCCATTGGTATTTTTCAGCATTGCTTCAGCTATTGCCAATATGAGCGGAATGAAGCGTCTCGGAAAAATCATGGGAAGTATCGTTCTCGTATTCCTGACAACAGCCGCTTTGGCCGCCGTCATTGGATTTATTGGGACAACCATTGTCAATCCGTTGGAAGGCACAGATACGACAGCCATTAAAGAACTGATGGAAAACAGTTCCCCTGAAGAGACCATCGAAGAAGTATCTTTCTTCAGTCAACTGGTCAGCACTGTAACCGTTTCCGATTTCCCAGAACTGTTCTCCAGAAGCAATATGCTTCAGCTTATCGTTTTCTCAGTACTAATCGGACTTTCCACTGCACTGGTCGGTGAGAAAGCAAGACCGATTACTGAGTTTTTGACAGCGGGTACAGCTGTCATGATGAAGGTCGTCAAAATCGTGATGTACTATGCTCCAATTGGACTTGGTGCTTATTTTGCGGCGATTATCGGGCAGCTTGGGCCGCAGATTTTAGAAGGCTATGCCCGCACTTTCATTCTTTATCTAGTCTTGGCCTTGATTTATTATTTCGGCTTTTTCACTTTGTATGCCTTTATCGCAGGCGGGAAAGATGGAGTTAAACTATTTTGGAAAAATGCCCTGACACCATCCATTACAGCGATCGCCACTTGTTCAAGTGCCGCTTCCATTCCAGTCAATCTGGAATCAGTCAAGAAAATGGGCGTGCCTAAGGATATAGCAGAGACTGTCATCCCACTCGGAGCCAACACCCATAAAGATGGTTCAGTATTCGGCGGGGTATTGAAAATCGTTTTCCTATTCAGCTTATTTGGAAAGGATATGACAAGCATTTCAAGCATTTTAAGTATACTAGCTGTTGCCTTTTTGGTTGGAGCTGTTATGGGTGCCATTCCTGGGGGCGGCATGATTGGGGAAATGCTGATTCTTAGTGTATTCGGCTTCCCTGTGGAAGTCCTGCCGATCATTGCCGTTATATCCACGATCATCGATGCTCCCGCTACACTGCTTAACTCAACAGGAAACACGGTCTGTGCCATGCTTGTCACAAGGCTTGTTGAGGGGAAAAACTGGTTAAAACAAGCATTCGTTAAAGAAAATTCAGCCGTATGA
- a CDS encoding class I SAM-dependent rRNA methyltransferase, whose translation MGKEIDIKVKAKFVSKISKGFPLIVKESIANLNDLQEEGALVRLVDENNRFLAKGYYGIQNKGYGWILTRRENEKIDQSFFNGKIQAAYEFRKSFFEDGETTAFRLFNGEGDGIGGLIIDHYDGHYVISWYSKGIYSFKDYIIKALQETVEVKSIYQKKRFDTKGQYVDEDDFVMGEQPAFPLLVKENGVHFAVYLNDGAMVGVFLDQRDVRRKIRDEYAKGKTVLNMFSYTGAFSVFAALGGAVKTTSVDLANRSLPKTIEQFSVNEIDPEAHNIVVMDVFKYFKYAVKKALKFEMVILDPPSFAKSKKFTFSAGKDYTNLLKDTISITEDNGVIIASTNCSTFDMKKFKNFIDVAFKEMNGKYEIMEQFSLPADFKTIPEYKEGNYLKVVFIKKIKG comes from the coding sequence ATGGGAAAAGAAATAGATATAAAAGTGAAAGCTAAGTTCGTAAGTAAAATCAGCAAGGGTTTTCCCTTGATTGTAAAAGAGTCGATAGCCAATCTTAATGACCTTCAGGAAGAGGGGGCCTTGGTGCGCTTGGTGGATGAGAACAACCGCTTTCTGGCAAAAGGATATTATGGTATACAGAATAAGGGCTATGGCTGGATATTGACCCGAAGAGAAAATGAAAAGATCGATCAATCCTTCTTTAACGGCAAAATCCAGGCAGCCTATGAATTCCGAAAGTCTTTTTTTGAAGATGGGGAGACTACAGCTTTCCGCTTGTTTAATGGGGAAGGGGATGGAATTGGCGGTTTAATCATTGATCATTATGATGGTCACTATGTCATTAGCTGGTATAGCAAAGGAATATATTCCTTTAAGGACTACATCATTAAGGCATTGCAGGAAACGGTCGAGGTCAAATCGATTTATCAGAAGAAACGCTTTGATACAAAGGGGCAGTACGTGGATGAAGACGATTTTGTCATGGGCGAACAGCCGGCATTTCCGCTTCTTGTAAAAGAGAATGGAGTCCATTTCGCTGTTTATCTGAATGATGGGGCAATGGTCGGTGTCTTCCTTGATCAACGCGATGTCAGAAGGAAAATCCGGGATGAATACGCCAAAGGGAAAACCGTGTTGAATATGTTCTCCTATACTGGGGCATTCTCCGTGTTTGCCGCTTTAGGCGGTGCTGTTAAAACAACGAGTGTCGACCTGGCGAATCGCAGTTTACCAAAGACGATCGAGCAGTTCAGTGTGAATGAAATAGATCCCGAAGCCCACAATATCGTGGTGATGGATGTTTTCAAGTATTTTAAATATGCAGTGAAGAAGGCTTTGAAATTTGAAATGGTCATCCTCGATCCGCCCAGCTTTGCCAAATCGAAGAAGTTTACTTTCAGTGCCGGAAAAGACTACACAAATCTATTGAAGGATACCATTTCCATTACGGAAGACAATGGGGTCATTATCGCCTCAACTAATTGCAGTACGTTCGACATGAAAAAATTCAAGAACTTCATTGATGTTGCTTTCAAGGAAATGAATGGAAAGTATGAAATCATGGAACAATTCTCATTACCGGCTGATTTTAAAACAATTCCTGAGTATAAGGAAGGGAATTATTTAAAGGTGGTCTTCATTAAGAAAATTAAAGGATAA
- a CDS encoding LysR family transcriptional regulator, giving the protein MELRQIEYFIEVAKREHMTEAAVDLHVAQSAVSRQIYNLEEELGVPLFIREGRKIRLTPIGHTFLAHMEQAMDIIDRAKREMAESLDPEKGTIRIGFPSSLASYILPRAISDFRESYPQAKFTLKQGSYRYLIDSVIKGNINMALIGPLPVNEKKIKGETLFIENLVALLPESHPLALKKSLSLNELQGNPFILSPKGYVLRDLVMKACKLHGFEPEVAFEGKDTDAIKGLVAAGLGITLIPEISLIDSLPRFTVKLPLEDPSVTRAVGVIVPTDRELMPTEKLFYQYLKDTFAKLEGFQK; this is encoded by the coding sequence TTGGAATTAAGACAAATCGAGTATTTCATTGAAGTGGCAAAGCGTGAACATATGACGGAAGCAGCAGTGGATTTGCATGTTGCCCAGTCTGCTGTCAGTCGCCAAATATACAATTTAGAAGAAGAGCTGGGTGTGCCCTTATTTATCAGGGAAGGCCGAAAGATTAGATTAACGCCTATAGGACATACATTTTTAGCTCATATGGAACAAGCTATGGATATTATCGATCGTGCCAAGCGTGAGATGGCTGAAAGTCTGGATCCGGAAAAAGGGACAATCCGCATCGGCTTTCCCAGCAGTTTAGCTTCTTATATATTGCCAAGGGCCATTTCCGACTTCAGGGAAAGTTACCCGCAGGCGAAATTCACATTGAAACAAGGTTCATATCGCTACCTGATAGATTCTGTGATTAAAGGTAACATTAACATGGCCTTAATCGGTCCGCTGCCGGTGAATGAAAAGAAAATCAAAGGTGAAACGCTGTTTATTGAGAACTTAGTTGCCCTTTTACCAGAAAGCCATCCTTTGGCCCTAAAGAAATCATTATCCTTGAATGAGCTTCAAGGAAATCCGTTCATCTTATCTCCAAAGGGTTATGTTTTAAGGGATCTCGTTATGAAAGCTTGCAAATTGCATGGCTTTGAACCGGAAGTGGCATTTGAAGGGAAAGATACTGATGCCATAAAAGGACTGGTGGCAGCAGGTCTGGGTATAACCTTGATACCTGAGATTTCCTTGATTGATAGCTTGCCGCGTTTTACGGTTAAATTGCCGCTGGAGGATCCATCTGTAACCAGGGCTGTAGGGGTCATCGTTCCGACTGATAGGGAACTGATGCCAACGGAGAAATTGTTTTACCAATATTTGAAGGACACTTTTGCAAAATTGGAAGGTTTTCAAAAATAG
- a CDS encoding DUF485 domain-containing protein: MASNDSIAKETEASASTDYTKIVQSQSFQELLRKKRNFIVPLSIFFMVFYFTLPILTSYSKVLNSIAFGAISWAWIFAFAQFIMTWTLCILYSKKAATFDQLVEKIVKEAKG, translated from the coding sequence TTGGCATCAAACGATTCAATCGCTAAGGAAACCGAGGCAAGCGCTTCCACGGACTACACCAAGATCGTCCAATCACAATCTTTTCAAGAGCTCTTAAGGAAAAAACGCAATTTCATCGTCCCGCTATCCATTTTTTTCATGGTCTTTTATTTCACCCTACCCATACTAACTTCCTATTCTAAAGTTCTTAACTCAATTGCTTTCGGGGCAATCAGCTGGGCCTGGATCTTTGCCTTCGCTCAATTTATCATGACGTGGACATTATGCATCCTCTATTCCAAAAAAGCTGCGACATTTGACCAATTAGTAGAAAAAATCGTTAAAGAAGCGAAAGGATAA
- a CDS encoding lysoplasmalogenase yields the protein MLMKCLPAAITITGLLYIFFIPEEPLMIKIMFKVLPMLLILLYACTTVGRRNRYQSLILLGLFFCMLGDGLLIWFVIGLSAFLIGHLFYISAFFRLWSFSWLRFATIVPICIYSTWIGREIVHSLIEKGEHNLIIPVICYITVISLMGWAAFMTGNTAAIIGGVLFVISDSILSWNKFIDDVAYSGPLIMLTYYAAQFCIANSIRMKPSFHLSKGLKSERPNL from the coding sequence ATGTTAATGAAATGCTTACCTGCCGCAATCACTATCACGGGGCTATTATATATTTTCTTTATACCGGAAGAGCCTTTAATGATTAAAATCATGTTCAAGGTACTCCCCATGTTATTGATTTTGCTCTATGCCTGCACAACTGTGGGAAGACGGAATCGTTACCAATCCTTAATACTTCTTGGTTTATTCTTTTGCATGCTTGGAGATGGTTTGTTAATCTGGTTCGTCATCGGGCTTTCCGCCTTCTTGATCGGCCACCTTTTCTATATTTCAGCATTCTTTAGACTATGGAGCTTTTCATGGCTTCGATTTGCGACGATTGTTCCGATTTGCATTTACTCCACTTGGATTGGCCGTGAAATTGTACATTCTTTAATTGAAAAAGGTGAACATAACCTCATCATCCCTGTAATCTGTTATATAACGGTCATCTCCCTCATGGGCTGGGCGGCTTTTATGACCGGAAATACGGCCGCAATCATCGGCGGGGTCCTGTTCGTGATTTCCGACTCCATTTTATCTTGGAACAAATTTATCGATGATGTTGCCTATTCTGGTCCACTGATCATGCTTACCTACTATGCAGCCCAGTTTTGCATCGCTAACAGCATTCGCATGAAACCTTCTTTTCATTTATCGAAAGGTTTGAAAAGTGAACGGCCAAACCTTTGA